One Methylomonas sp. LL1 DNA window includes the following coding sequences:
- the apaG gene encoding Co2+/Mg2+ efflux protein ApaG: MSEKYKVLVEAKPHYIEAQSSPEQNRFVFAYTITITNVGSVPARLLTRHWLITDANGKVQEVNGEGVVGEHPHLNPGDSFRYTSAAMIETPVGVMQGKYQMQSDTGESFSASVPKFTLSIPRTLH, encoded by the coding sequence ATGAGCGAAAAATACAAAGTTTTAGTTGAGGCGAAACCACATTACATTGAGGCCCAATCGTCGCCGGAGCAAAACCGGTTTGTATTTGCTTATACCATCACCATCACCAATGTCGGTTCGGTGCCGGCACGCTTACTGACCCGCCATTGGCTGATCACCGATGCCAACGGCAAGGTGCAGGAAGTCAACGGCGAAGGCGTGGTGGGCGAACATCCTCACTTGAATCCCGGCGACTCGTTTCGTTATACCAGCGCGGCGATGATTGAAACGCCGGTGGGTGTGATGCAGGGCAAATACCAGATGCAATCCGACACGGGTGAAAGTTTTAGTGCTTCTGTTCCCAAATTCACCTTGTCGATTCCCAGAACACTGCACTGA
- a CDS encoding symmetrical bis(5'-nucleosyl)-tetraphosphatase, whose protein sequence is MAIYAIGDIQGCYNELRRLLDVIKFDPDQDQLWLAGDLVNRGPHSLETLRFVKSLGDSAITVLGNHDLHLIATVASLSKTGKKDTLGPILRAADCDELIDWLRNQPLFYHNDQFCMLHAGLPPQWDFEQTKTMASETEQAIRGEDYQRFFRSMYGNKPTAWQDDLPKTEKLRFAVNCFTRLRYCTADGELDFHHKGPPGSQAGHLLPWFAVPGRKSRDMCIIFGHWSTLGFYQEHNVYSIDTGCLWGGQLTALRLDQPAQRISIDCQCVHKPSEL, encoded by the coding sequence ATGGCAATTTATGCTATTGGTGACATTCAAGGTTGTTACAACGAACTGCGTCGCCTGCTGGATGTCATAAAGTTTGATCCGGATCAGGATCAACTTTGGCTGGCGGGCGACCTGGTCAACCGCGGCCCACATTCCCTCGAAACGTTACGCTTTGTCAAAAGCCTGGGCGATTCAGCCATTACGGTACTGGGCAATCATGACCTGCATTTGATTGCTACCGTGGCTTCGTTGAGCAAAACAGGTAAAAAAGACACACTGGGGCCAATCTTACGCGCGGCCGATTGTGATGAGCTAATCGACTGGTTGCGTAACCAGCCGTTATTTTATCACAACGACCAATTCTGCATGCTGCATGCGGGACTACCGCCGCAATGGGATTTTGAGCAGACCAAGACCATGGCCTCGGAAACCGAGCAAGCCATCCGTGGCGAGGATTATCAGCGCTTCTTCAGATCGATGTACGGCAATAAACCCACGGCCTGGCAAGACGACCTGCCAAAAACCGAAAAACTACGCTTTGCGGTCAACTGCTTTACACGCTTACGTTATTGCACGGCCGATGGCGAACTGGACTTTCATCACAAAGGCCCACCCGGCAGTCAGGCAGGGCATCTATTGCCATGGTTTGCCGTTCCGGGGCGTAAAAGCCGCGACATGTGCATCATCTTTGGGCATTGGTCCACGCTGGGCTTTTATCAAGAACACAATGTATATTCAATAGACACCGGCTGCCTATGGGGCGGACAACTGACCGCATTAAGGCTGGATCAGCCCGCGCAGCGTATCAGCATTGATTGTCAATGCGTACACAAACCCTCGGAGCTATAA
- a CDS encoding exosortase system-associated protein, TIGR04073 family, whose translation MNKNKILAACVLSGALMTAPTAQAESYFTGFSNKVSQGFANIAFGFVEIPKNIINISNQHNIFVGMSWGLLRGVGHTVGRTLVGTAELVTSPIPTREFAAPAYVWDRFSEDSRYFGLNYPGYWTIYGPLDNGDNE comes from the coding sequence ATGAATAAAAATAAAATATTAGCCGCCTGCGTTCTATCCGGCGCATTAATGACGGCACCCACGGCACAAGCAGAAAGTTATTTTACTGGCTTTAGCAATAAAGTGAGTCAAGGCTTTGCCAATATTGCCTTTGGGTTCGTCGAAATCCCTAAAAATATCATCAACATTAGCAATCAACACAATATTTTCGTGGGCATGTCCTGGGGGCTGTTGCGTGGCGTTGGCCATACCGTTGGCCGCACACTGGTCGGAACGGCCGAGCTTGTGACTTCGCCGATCCCAACCCGTGAATTTGCCGCCCCGGCCTATGTCTGGGATCGCTTTAGTGAGGACAGTCGTTACTTTGGTCTGAATTACCCAGGTTATTGGACTATTTATGGTCCATTGGATAATGGCGACAACGAGTAA
- a CDS encoding OmpA family protein: MKKKYVTLPLAVLALSLTACSTPKKDSTDLKAAIDASRAGHYGQAMLHEELSEKDLEAANIILGHLEKDYYWNINEKQKGLDLAQSAAHHRLQSEKEMCQWLTEVHAQNHHHVETIHETVAYFKTASDVPFKTKDETIRHIGHFLHDHPDSTANVTASTDTVGKPAYNQDLSVRRARTVSDMLVKFGAKPSQLVVNATGEAHGPDNTPDQSHRVAVVITAHPDYIDCPNVK; the protein is encoded by the coding sequence ATGAAAAAAAAATACGTAACCCTGCCGCTCGCGGTTTTAGCCCTGTCTCTGACCGCTTGTAGCACACCCAAAAAGGACTCCACCGATCTAAAAGCGGCAATTGATGCATCCAGAGCCGGCCACTATGGTCAAGCCATGCTGCACGAGGAATTGTCCGAAAAAGATCTGGAAGCAGCAAACATCATCCTGGGTCATCTGGAAAAAGATTACTACTGGAATATCAACGAGAAACAAAAAGGCTTGGATCTCGCTCAATCGGCCGCTCACCATCGTCTGCAATCGGAAAAAGAAATGTGCCAATGGCTGACGGAAGTTCATGCGCAAAACCATCACCATGTGGAAACTATTCATGAAACAGTGGCGTACTTTAAAACCGCCAGCGACGTTCCGTTCAAAACCAAGGACGAAACCATTCGCCATATAGGTCATTTCTTGCATGATCATCCCGATTCGACCGCAAACGTGACCGCATCGACCGACACGGTGGGTAAACCGGCCTACAACCAGGATCTCTCGGTGAGAAGAGCCCGGACTGTCAGCGATATGCTGGTCAAATTCGGCGCCAAGCCTTCTCAACTTGTCGTAAATGCAACGGGTGAAGCACATGGTCCCGATAATACACCAGACCAAAGCCATCGCGTTGCCGTCGTGATCACGGCGCATCCCGACTACATCGATTGCCCGAATGTAAAATAA
- the fae gene encoding formaldehyde-activating enzyme: protein MSDSYWFRTGEATVFSSEGQGTDAMPEILIGDVKGPAGHAFANLMGQTEGHTRMFAIRACNQQVRPATIMVPKVTIKSSAYVSLFGGPVQSAIADAVIDSVADGIIPRLQANDLCIIAMLWIDPSCATNPNLDRKDLYRTNYEAMKLAIQRAMSNSPSIDELIANRHKIVHEMYDPETGESQW from the coding sequence ATGTCAGATTCATATTGGTTCAGAACCGGCGAAGCCACCGTATTTTCCAGCGAAGGCCAAGGCACCGATGCCATGCCGGAAATTCTGATTGGCGATGTAAAAGGTCCGGCCGGACATGCGTTTGCCAACCTGATGGGACAAACCGAGGGCCATACCCGCATGTTTGCGATTCGCGCCTGTAACCAGCAAGTCCGTCCCGCCACCATTATGGTGCCTAAAGTCACCATTAAATCCTCGGCTTATGTCAGTTTGTTTGGCGGTCCGGTGCAATCGGCTATTGCCGACGCCGTGATTGACAGTGTCGCGGACGGCATCATACCGCGACTGCAGGCCAACGATTTGTGCATTATCGCCATGCTGTGGATAGACCCATCCTGCGCAACCAACCCTAATCTCGATCGCAAGGATCTGTACCGGACCAATTACGAAGCCATGAAACTGGCGATTCAACGGGCGATGAGCAATTCCCCCAGTATCGACGAATTAATCGCCAACCGGCATAAAATCGTACACGAAATGTACGATCCCGAGACTGGCGAGTCGCAATGGTAA
- a CDS encoding BatD family protein yields the protein MLKNNRYIWLYWFLCGFLLTFQAAAAEIQVSVDRNPVNLSESFQITFSAGEPPDGSPDFAPLLQNFEILNQQRSSNVSWVNGKSSRNEQWLVSVIARQSGELLIPPIAFGADSSKPLKVVVNDAPLTTSSSDEVFLEVQVTPEKPYVQSQVLYTLKLYRRVQITQASLNDPEIKDAVVEKLGEDSTYSTQVKGMDYWVTERKYAIFPQQSGIFTIEPLTLTAEVVANQNPRFNGFFNRQITESRRVSSKAITLNVQPVPASFTGPAWLSAESLELSQSWSDDRLQGKVGEPLTRTIKLTAKGATVGQLPELAGQSGIDGIKTYPDQPLLREDKSSDGLNAVREEKIAYISSKPGEYTLPALTINWFNTKTQKTEVAHLAEVRIKALATEDSQPAATAPSQAQIEPGHQQASPVSATDGNLLWQALSGFLGLGWLLTMVWFFRDKRQKSPVDKMPVVEAARLDQQTALKKACQQNNPHAAKQALLDWGRRQFAADNLTAVADCCSGPLSEEILALNHVLYSGEQQAWDGEALWRAFSKQDSTPNKNPIESDTLQPLYRL from the coding sequence ATGCTTAAAAATAATCGTTATATCTGGCTGTATTGGTTTCTCTGCGGTTTTCTGCTGACATTTCAAGCCGCCGCCGCGGAGATTCAGGTCAGTGTCGACCGTAATCCGGTCAATCTGAGCGAATCGTTTCAGATTACCTTTAGCGCAGGCGAACCACCGGACGGCAGCCCGGATTTTGCCCCGCTGCTGCAAAATTTCGAGATTCTGAATCAACAACGTAGCAGTAATGTATCCTGGGTGAACGGCAAGAGCAGCCGTAACGAGCAATGGCTAGTCAGTGTGATAGCGAGGCAGTCCGGCGAACTGCTGATTCCGCCGATAGCCTTTGGCGCCGACAGCAGTAAACCGTTAAAAGTGGTGGTGAACGACGCGCCGCTCACGACCAGTAGTAGCGACGAGGTATTCCTGGAAGTGCAAGTCACGCCGGAAAAACCCTATGTACAATCGCAAGTACTGTATACCTTGAAATTGTACCGACGGGTGCAGATTACCCAGGCCAGCCTGAACGACCCGGAAATCAAGGATGCCGTGGTGGAAAAGCTGGGAGAGGACAGTACCTACAGTACCCAGGTCAAGGGCATGGATTATTGGGTGACCGAGCGCAAATACGCGATTTTCCCGCAACAGAGCGGTATTTTCACCATTGAGCCGCTGACCTTGACGGCGGAGGTGGTCGCTAATCAAAACCCGCGTTTCAACGGTTTTTTCAATCGCCAGATTACCGAAAGCCGGCGAGTGTCTTCCAAGGCTATTACCTTGAATGTGCAGCCGGTACCGGCCAGCTTTACCGGACCAGCCTGGTTGAGCGCCGAATCGCTGGAACTTAGCCAAAGTTGGTCGGATGATCGCTTACAAGGCAAGGTCGGAGAACCTCTGACCCGAACTATTAAGTTGACGGCGAAAGGTGCCACGGTCGGGCAGTTGCCGGAATTGGCCGGACAATCCGGCATTGATGGCATTAAGACCTATCCCGACCAGCCGTTATTGCGGGAAGACAAGTCAAGCGATGGTCTGAATGCTGTGCGCGAGGAAAAAATTGCCTATATCTCCAGCAAACCGGGCGAATATACCCTGCCGGCGCTGACTATCAACTGGTTCAACACCAAAACTCAAAAAACCGAAGTCGCGCATCTAGCCGAGGTGAGGATTAAGGCCCTCGCTACCGAGGATAGTCAGCCGGCCGCGACGGCCCCGTCGCAAGCGCAAATCGAACCGGGCCATCAGCAAGCCTCGCCGGTTTCGGCAACTGACGGCAATCTGTTATGGCAAGCATTATCCGGTTTTCTGGGTTTGGGTTGGTTGTTGACCATGGTTTGGTTTTTTCGCGACAAAAGACAAAAATCCCCCGTCGACAAAATGCCGGTAGTCGAAGCGGCCAGGCTTGATCAGCAAACAGCTCTAAAAAAAGCCTGCCAACAAAATAATCCCCACGCCGCGAAACAAGCATTGTTGGATTGGGGTAGGCGGCAATTTGCGGCGGACAATTTGACGGCGGTTGCCGATTGTTGCTCCGGACCGTTATCCGAGGAAATTTTGGCCTTGAATCACGTGTTGTATTCCGGTGAACAACAGGCCTGGGACGGCGAGGCTTTATGGCGGGCGTTTTCAAAACAGGATTCCACGCCGAACAAAAATCCTATAGAGTCCGATACATTGCAGCCGCTATATCGGCTTTGA
- a CDS encoding VWA domain-containing protein — MLADFHFLRPWWLLALLPAAVLLFLLIKNKYQRGDWTDVCDAELLPYILQQKPSKPLAGGWIAASLATSLSILALAGPTWERLPGPAFRNDSALVIALDLSRSMDATDTKPSRVSRARYKISDILKLRKDGQTALMVYSGDAFTVTPLTTDTATINSQLEALTTDIMPSPGGNTAIAVGKAVDLLHQAGLAQGHILLVTDGADADSVDRVGRILGDYRLSVLALGSPEGAPIPLPGGGFLKDRQGSLVVAKLDTAELSALASAGRGIFQTVTANDDDIERLGGLFNQANGNDKAEKTDLLLQQWDEKGPWLLLLVLPWAALRFRKGLLVFALICLLPLPEDAWALDWQSLWQTLDQRAQQAFRQQQYQQAAEQFNDPDWRAAAQYKAGQYQEAAETLKATQSADGHYNRGNALAKAGQLREALQAYQQALNIDPEHADAKHNKELVEKQLQQQNQQSNDQQPPSQQEKDQKQQDQQPGQSDKQNQERGQNQDRQKQAEDQSGSDSQPKPSENQEQPPRPEQQGDQPDDAGHSAEKPKPEQPNQTGQAEEPATADRDEAKRADEQLLRRIPDEPTGLLKRKFKYQYGQRNPPAHVGPDW, encoded by the coding sequence ATGCTGGCGGATTTTCATTTCCTCAGGCCGTGGTGGTTGCTGGCTTTGTTGCCGGCGGCGGTTTTGCTGTTTTTGCTGATCAAAAACAAATATCAACGCGGCGACTGGACGGATGTCTGCGATGCGGAATTGTTACCGTATATTTTGCAGCAGAAGCCCAGCAAGCCTCTTGCCGGCGGTTGGATTGCGGCCTCGCTGGCAACCAGTTTGAGTATTCTGGCTCTGGCCGGCCCGACCTGGGAAAGGTTACCAGGCCCTGCTTTTCGCAACGATTCGGCCTTGGTGATTGCGTTGGATTTATCCAGATCCATGGATGCCACCGACACCAAACCCAGCCGTGTCAGCCGTGCTCGCTACAAAATTAGCGATATTCTGAAATTGCGCAAGGATGGCCAAACGGCATTGATGGTCTATAGCGGCGATGCTTTTACCGTGACCCCGCTTACCACCGATACCGCCACCATCAACAGCCAGCTGGAAGCGCTGACTACCGACATCATGCCTAGTCCCGGCGGCAACACCGCTATTGCCGTCGGCAAAGCCGTGGATTTATTGCATCAGGCCGGACTGGCACAAGGCCACATATTGCTGGTGACCGACGGCGCCGATGCCGATAGCGTGGATCGAGTCGGCCGAATTTTGGGCGATTACCGGTTATCGGTGCTGGCGCTGGGCAGCCCGGAAGGCGCGCCGATTCCGTTACCCGGAGGCGGTTTTTTAAAAGACCGGCAAGGAAGTCTGGTGGTTGCCAAACTGGATACGGCGGAATTATCGGCGCTGGCCTCGGCCGGGCGGGGCATTTTTCAAACCGTGACGGCCAATGACGACGACATCGAACGTCTGGGCGGTTTATTTAACCAAGCCAACGGCAACGACAAGGCCGAAAAAACCGATTTGCTGCTGCAACAATGGGATGAAAAAGGCCCGTGGCTACTGTTGCTGGTGCTGCCTTGGGCAGCGCTACGTTTCAGGAAAGGTTTGTTGGTGTTTGCCCTAATCTGCCTGCTGCCGCTACCAGAAGACGCTTGGGCGCTGGACTGGCAAAGCCTGTGGCAAACTCTGGATCAACGCGCCCAACAGGCCTTCCGGCAACAGCAATACCAGCAGGCCGCTGAACAATTCAACGATCCGGATTGGCGCGCGGCCGCCCAGTATAAAGCCGGTCAATATCAAGAGGCCGCCGAAACCCTAAAAGCGACTCAAAGCGCCGACGGCCATTACAACCGTGGTAATGCCTTGGCCAAGGCCGGGCAGTTGCGGGAAGCCCTGCAAGCCTATCAGCAAGCGTTGAATATTGATCCTGAGCATGCCGACGCCAAGCACAACAAGGAGCTGGTGGAAAAACAGCTGCAGCAGCAAAATCAGCAGAGTAACGATCAACAGCCTCCGAGCCAGCAAGAAAAAGATCAAAAACAACAAGATCAGCAACCCGGTCAATCCGACAAGCAAAATCAGGAGCGGGGCCAAAATCAAGACCGGCAAAAACAGGCCGAGGATCAATCCGGTAGTGACTCGCAACCGAAGCCTTCGGAAAACCAGGAACAACCGCCCCGGCCGGAACAGCAAGGCGATCAGCCGGACGATGCCGGCCATTCGGCCGAGAAACCCAAACCGGAGCAGCCCAATCAAACCGGGCAAGCAGAAGAACCGGCCACGGCTGACCGGGACGAAGCCAAACGGGCCGACGAACAATTATTACGGCGCATTCCCGACGAGCCCACCGGCTTGTTGAAACGCAAATTCAAATACCAGTACGGTCAACGCAATCCGCCGGCTCATGTCGGTCCGGACTGGTGA
- a CDS encoding vWA domain-containing protein: MIAFQWPWLALLLPLPFLLRWLLPAKFQAEQAALIVPFLDDFPGIEPRQVSPQRRWPLRLAGFAWIFLVIACTRPQWLGEPLELAVNGRDLMLAVDVSGSMDEKDFIIKDKRYDRLTATKYVVSDFVQRRIGDRIGLILFGTQAYLHVPLTFDRKTVQTLLNEAFIGITEDEPQTSIGDAIGLAVKRLQDEKNQSRVLILLTDGANTAGELAPLKAAEIAAQHHLKIYTIGIGADEMLVRSLFGTRRVNPSADLDEKTLKAIADTTGGRYFRARNTEELNQIYFILDQLEPVEKDKQFFRPKSELYYWPLALALALAGLLAGSRLRRS, from the coding sequence ATGATCGCCTTTCAATGGCCCTGGCTGGCGTTGTTGTTGCCGTTGCCTTTTTTACTACGCTGGTTGCTGCCGGCCAAGTTTCAGGCCGAACAGGCGGCTTTGATCGTGCCGTTTCTGGATGATTTTCCGGGTATCGAGCCGCGCCAAGTTAGTCCGCAACGACGTTGGCCGTTGCGGCTGGCGGGTTTCGCCTGGATATTTCTGGTGATAGCCTGTACCCGTCCGCAGTGGCTGGGCGAGCCGTTGGAACTGGCGGTCAATGGCCGCGATCTGATGCTGGCGGTGGACGTGTCGGGCAGCATGGACGAAAAGGATTTCATCATCAAGGACAAGCGCTACGATAGGTTGACCGCCACCAAATACGTGGTCAGCGATTTCGTCCAACGCCGTATCGGCGACCGTATCGGCCTGATTTTATTTGGCACTCAGGCTTATCTGCATGTGCCGCTGACCTTCGACCGTAAAACCGTGCAAACCCTACTGAACGAAGCTTTTATCGGTATCACCGAAGACGAGCCGCAAACCTCGATCGGCGACGCCATCGGATTGGCCGTCAAACGCTTGCAGGACGAAAAAAACCAGAGCCGGGTGCTGATTTTATTGACGGACGGCGCCAATACCGCCGGTGAACTGGCGCCGTTGAAAGCCGCCGAAATCGCCGCCCAGCATCATCTGAAAATCTACACTATCGGGATCGGCGCCGATGAAATGCTGGTGCGCAGCTTGTTTGGTACCCGCCGGGTGAACCCGTCCGCCGACCTGGATGAAAAAACCCTGAAAGCCATTGCCGATACCACGGGCGGCCGTTATTTCCGCGCCCGTAACACCGAGGAATTGAACCAGATTTATTTCATTCTCGATCAACTGGAACCGGTGGAAAAAGACAAACAGTTTTTTCGGCCTAAATCGGAGTTGTATTATTGGCCGCTGGCCTTGGCACTGGCTTTGGCCGGGCTGTTGGCGGGCAGCCGTTTGAGGAGGTCTTGA
- a CDS encoding DUF4381 domain-containing protein — protein sequence MEPLALKDIHLPEVIGWWPPAPGWWLLPIILVLVILAARALYKRLTRKTAIGGARRLLADIRRQQNDRLRTLTDLSALLRRTAISTSAARSEVASLRGQAWLDYLDRSLPDQPFGQGIGRCLADAHYRPTVADDIDLEALFALCERWLKQREKKS from the coding sequence ATGGAACCTTTAGCGTTAAAAGACATTCATTTGCCCGAGGTCATAGGCTGGTGGCCGCCGGCACCCGGTTGGTGGCTGTTGCCCATTATCCTGGTTTTGGTGATTTTGGCCGCGCGCGCATTGTACAAGCGCTTGACTCGAAAAACAGCTATCGGCGGCGCGCGGAGATTATTGGCCGATATTCGCCGGCAACAAAACGATAGATTGCGTACCTTGACCGACTTGTCGGCGCTGCTGCGGCGCACCGCGATCAGTACCAGCGCCGCCCGGTCCGAGGTGGCAAGCCTACGAGGTCAGGCTTGGCTGGATTATCTGGACCGTTCCTTGCCGGACCAACCTTTCGGGCAAGGTATCGGCCGCTGTTTGGCCGATGCGCATTATCGCCCCACCGTCGCCGACGATATCGATCTCGAGGCTTTGTTTGCTCTGTGCGAGCGTTGGCTGAAGCAGAGGGAAAAAAAATCATGA